Part of the Burkholderia sp. FERM BP-3421 genome, CACAACGCCTTTGCATACGAATTGAAAGCTTCACCGTCGCGCAGGTAGCGCTTGATCTCCTCGCCCTTGTCGATGAAGGCCGGGTCGTGCCGCAGCTTCTCGACGAGCCGCGCGGCGGCCGCGTCGAAATGGCCGCGCAGCGCGTGGCCGGGATCGTCGGCGACCTGCGTGAGCACGCGGCTCACCGCGTTCGCGACCAGCTCCGCGCCATGCTCGCCGAGCCAGTTGGTCGGCAGCAGGCGCTCCGCCTTCGGATATTCGCCCTTGAGCCAGTCGACGATGTAGCCGGCGATCGCGGTGCGGTTGTCCGGATCGCGCAGCAACCGGACCAGCTGGGCGATCGCATCGTCGAGCAGCGCCTGGTGGCGGCCGTCGCGGGTCAGCGTCCCGAGGATCGCGCCCATCGACTGCGACAGGTCGACCTTGTCGAGCGCCGCGCGGAAGGCATCCTTGACGAAGGACTGGATCCGCGCGTCGTCGGTCATGTCGAGCGCGAACTCGAACAGTTTCGTCGCATACGCGCCGAGCAGCGTCGTATGTTCGGGCGCGCCCAACCATTGCGCGAAACGCGCGGCCGGATCGTGACGCTTGAGCAGCGCAATCAGCGAGGCGGAATCGAGGAACTTGTCGCGCACGAACGCGGCGAGGTTATCCGCGATCTTCTCCTTGTTGTTCGGAATGATCGCGGTATGGCGCGACACGAACGGAATCGGCACGCGGCGGAACAGCGCGACCACCGCGAACCAGTCGGCGAGCGCGCCGACCATCGCCGCCTCGGCCACCGCCTTCGCGCCGTCGACCCACAAGCCGGGCGGCAGGCACAGCATCGTGACGAACACGGCCGCCGCCGCGAAGAGCAGCGCGAGCGCGCGGCGCTTGCTGGTGTTCAGTTCGTGAAGCTTCGCGTCGGACATACGGATCGGATGGGTGAAGGTACGCGCGACGGCGCGCGGCGTTAGACCTTAGCATGACGCGCAAGGGACGCCCTACAATCTTCCCTCACGCCAACTCAACCCGCGCTGGGCGGGATCATGACGCATGCAGATACCGGATCTCAACCTTCTCGTCGCCCTCGATGCGCTGCTGCAGGAGGGCTCGGTCGTGGGCGCCGCTCAGCGGATGGGCCTGAGCGGCCCCGCGATGAGCCGCGCGCTCGCGCGGATCCGCGCGGCGACGGGCGACCCGATCCTCGTGAAGGCCGGGCGGCGCATGGTGCCGACGCCGCGCGCGCTCGCGCTGCGCGACGAGGTGCGCGGCGCGCTGGACGCCGCGCGCCGTGTGCTGCGGCCCGAGCGCGAGCTGGATCTGGCGACGCTCGACCGGCGCTTCAACCTGCACGCGAACGACACCTTCACCAGTTCGTTCGGCGGCGCGCTGCTCGATCGCGTGCGACGCGACGCGCCGCGCGCGGTGCTGCGCATGCTGCCCGAAAGCGCGACCGAGGACGACGTGCTGCGCGACGGCGACACCGATCTCTACATCAGCGCGATGCGGCCGCTGGGCGGGGATTTCCATGTGCAGCCGCTGTTCAGCACGCGTTTCGTCGGGCTCGCGCGCGACGACCATCCGATCTTCGACGATCCGATCACGCCCGCGCGCTTCGCGTCGTTCGACCAGATCAGCGTGTCGCGACGCGGGCGCGTGTCGGGGCCGATCGATCGCGCGCTCGGCGAGCTGGGGCTGCAGCGCACGGTCGCGCTCGTGGCGCCGACCTTCTACTCGGCCGTGTTCGCGCTCGGCAACTCCGGGCTGGTGCTGCCGCTGCCCGCGCACGTGGCGCGCAGCGTGAGCGACATGGGCCTGCGGGTGCGCGCCTTCGACCTGCCGCTGACACTCGACGAGATCGTGATCGTGCAGGCCTGGCATCCGCGCTTCCAGAACGACCCCGCGCACCAGTGGCTGCGACGGGTCATCCGCGACGCATGCGGACGCGCGCCGACGGACGGCGAAGGATGCGCTGACGACGCTCTCGTGCCGGACGACGCGCAAGCCCGCTCGAAGCAGGCGGGCGGCGCCGTTCGCCCCTGAACGTCACGTCGGGATCATGAAGTGCTCGCGGTCGCCTCGAAGGCGCCCCGCGCCGCCGGGCGGGACAGGACGCGGCGCGCGCCATGCGAAGGCGCGGCCGCCGCGCATCGGCAAGGGAGGCGTCGACGGCCGCCGCGGGTTTGCCGGAACAAACGCAAGCCAGCGTCCGATCGAGGCCGCGACGGCTTCCAGGAAAAGACCGTGCAGACGTCGCGGGAAAAGCGGCAGGCGGACTCGCGCCAGGCCCGCACCCTTCGCGCCGCCTCGCGCCGGCCCCGTTCGCCCCGTTCGCCCCGCTACGCGAACGCTTCGAGCGACGCGAGCCGCCGTTCGTCGACCATCGATTCGATCAGCGACACCAGATCGTCGGTGAGCGGGTCGCAGATGCCGGGCGAGCGGTGCAGTTCGAGATCGGCCGCCGGCAGCGGCGGCAGCCCGTCCGTTTCGTCGAGCACGCGCCAGTTCTCGGGCAGCGTGCAGCGATCGATCATCGTCACGGCCGCGCCGTGGTTCACCGCGATCTTGATGCCGGTCGGGCTCTGGCTCGTATAGACGACGTGATACGGCCGCTCGGCCGTCGCGAGCGCCTGCAGCCCACGCTGCCGGTAGCAGCAGGTTTCGGGAAACAGCGCGAGCGGCACCGACGCATGCGCGCCGAGCGTGAAATCGCGGTGCGCGGCCCACACGACCTCGTGGCGGCCGAGCAGCCGCCCGCCCGCGTTCGGCCCGTGCCGCACGATGAGCGCGACGTCCAGCTCGCCGGCCTGCAGCCGGTCGAGCAATTCGAGCGAGGTCCGGCAATGCATGTGCAGGCGCGCGCCCGGCCGCAGCGCATAAAACGACTTCAACAGGTCGGGCAGCCACAGCTCCGCGTAGTCCTCGGGCAGCCCGAAGCGCACGACGCCGCGGTCGCTGCTCGTCTGCTTCAACGCGATGATCGCCTCGTTGTGCACCTGGATGATCCGCCGCGCGTGGATCAGGAAATTCTCGCCGTCGCGCGACAATTCGAGCCGCCGGCTGTTGCGCATGAACAAGTGCGTTTCGAGCCGCTCCTCGAGCGTGCGGATGCGCAGGCTGATGGTCGACTGCGTGCGATGCAGTTGCCGGGCCGCCGCGGTGAAGCCGCCGCTTTCGACGACGGCGACGAATGCCCGGATCAGTTCCGGATCGAGCGAACTCAGCTTCGACCAATCGGGCCGCGAGAAACCGCCGGGCCGCCCCAGGTTTTCCGTTCCGCAGGACGTTCCCTCGGAGGCGTGCCCCTCTCGGGGGGGCTGGCGCGAATCGACAGGTTTCTCAATGGCAGCCATCGGAATTACTCGCTTTCGAAAAGTAATGGGAAGACGAAAGATAGGGTTCGGAGTACGCCGATTGTTGTCCGGATGCGCTCGGCCCTCCAACCCCTGCCCGGGTATGACAAACCCGAAGCCGGCGCGCGAACGCGCACCCGCCGATCCTGTCGCGCTTGCCGTCGCGACGGCGGCCGCGGCCCGCCCGGCGGGCGTTTGCGCACCAGACCGAGGGCTTTCCCGGAGACGACGAAAACTCATACCTCGATCAGAAAACATCGATTCACCGGCCGCGCCGCGGCCCACCACAATCCAATCGCCTCACATCCAACCTTATCGACGAGACACCGCAATGACCGCATCCCAACCCAGGCAGCTCTACATCGGCGAAGGCTTCGAAGGCCCCGGCGTCAACCTCGCGCACATCAACGTGCTGGTCGGCCCGCGCGACGGCCCGGCCGGGCAGGCCTTCGCGACCGCGCTCGCGACGCCGTCGGCCGGCCATGCGCCGTTCGTCGTGATCGCGCAGCCGGGCGTGCCGACCAAGCCGCTCACGCTGTACGTGAACAAGGCGCAGATCGCCGGCGACTTCCACGGCAACGCCACCTGGGGCGCATCGCAGGCCGGCATCGCAAAGGCCGTGGCCGAAGCGCTCGAGAACGGCACGCTGCCGCCGGAAGCGGAGAACGACTGGGTCGTCGTATCGGCGAACTGGGTGAACCCGCAGACCGACGACCTCGACGCCGTGTTCGAGAATAACTACCGCGCGTGCCGCAACGCGATCGTCGCCGCGATGGAAGGGCTGCCGCATCGCGACGCCGTGTTCGCCGCCGCGCGCGACGTGTCGAATCCGTTCTACACGCCGAAAAAGAACTGACGGACAACGAACGGCCGGCACGGCCGTATCAGGAGGAAGCATGGAATACGTCCGCCTCGGCCAGTCCGGCCTGAAGGTGTCCCGCCTGTGTCTCGGCACGATGAACATGGGCACGCCCGAATGGAAGCCGTGGATCTTCGACGAAGCGCAGAGCGAACCGATCGTGCGCCGCGCGCTCGACGCCGGCGTGAACTTCATCGATCTCGCGGATTTCTATTCGACGGGCGTCGGCGAGGAAGTGGTCGGCCGCATCCTCAAGCGCAACGCGCGCCGCGAGGAGCTTGTCGTGACGACCAAGGTCGGCTACGACATGGGCAGTTATCCGAACGCGGGCGGCCATTCGCGCAAGCACGTGCTCGACGGCATCGACGGATCGCTGAAGCGGCTCGGGATGGATTACGTCGACATCTTCATGCTGCATTTCTTCGACGTGAACACGCCCGTCGAGGAAACGATGAGCGCGCTGCACGACATCGTGCGCGCGGGCAAGGCGCGCTACATCGGCGTGTCGACGATGTACACGTGGCAGTTCGCGAAAATCATGCAGGCCTGCGAACGCAACGGCTGGGACAAGCCGATCAACATGCAGTTGCAGCTCAACCTCGCGTATCGCGAGGAAGAACGCGAGATGGTGCCGTACTGCATCGACCAGGGCGTCGGCGTATCGGTGTTCAGCCCGCTCGCGCGCGGCCTCCTGACCTGCGAACCGCAATCGACGCGCAACCAGACCGATTTCTTCACCGCGCAGATGTACGGCGACGCGTCGTCGCTCGCGATCGCGGAATCGGTCGCGAAGGTCGCGAAGCGGCGCGGCGTGCCGCCCGCGCAGATCGCGCAGGCGTGGGTGCTGAGCCGGCCCGGCATCGCGAGCATGCTGGTGGGCGCCGATTCCGTCGCGCAGTTCGACAGCGCGCTCGGCGCGCTTGAAACGCAGCTCACCGAAGACGAACTGCATGAACTGGAGCGCAACTACACGCCGTGCGACCTGATCAACGACTACACGGCCGGCAAGCGCATCGCGCGCGCGTCGCGTCCGGCGCAAGGCGTCTTCGCCGCAGACTGAAGCACTGAAGGAACCCAATCCAATGAACGAATTTCTGAGGACCGGCCATTACATCGGCGGTGAATGGCACGAATCGCATGGCGCGAGCGACGCAACCTATCCGGTGCTGAACCCGGCGACCGGCGAAACGATCGCGAAGGTCGCCAAAGGCGGCGCCGACGACACGCAGCGCGCGATCGACGCGGCCGCCCGCGCGTTTCCCGCATGGCGCGCGCTGACCGCGAAGGAGCGCGGCGCGCGCGTGAAGCGCTGGGGCGAGCTGATGCTCGAACACCGCGACGCGCTTGCCGAGCTGCTGACGCGTGAACAGGGCAAGCCGCTGGCGGAAGCGCGCGGCGAAGTGGCCTACGCGGCGAGTTTTCTCGAATGGTTCGCGGAAGAAGCGAAGCGCATGTACGGCGACGTGATTCCGAGCCCGAAGCCGAACGCGCAGATCGTCGTCACGCGCGAGCCGGTCGGCGTCGTCGCGGCGATCACGCCGTGGAATTTCCCGCTCGCGATGATCACGCGCAAAGCCGGCCCCGCGCTCGCGGCCGGCTGCACGATGGTGCTGAAGCCGTCGGAAGAAACGCCGCTGTCGGCGTTCGCGCTCGCGGTGCTCGCCGAACGGGCGGGTGTGCCGGCGGGTGTGTTCAACGTCGTGTCGGGCGACGCGGTCGCGATCGGCGAGACGCTGACGAGTTCGTCCGCCGTGCGCAAGCTGTCGTTCACGGGGTCGACGCGGGTCGGCAAGCTGCTCGCGAAGCAGTCGGCCGACACGCTGAAGAAGCTGTCACTCGAACTCGGCGGCAACGCGCCGTTCATCGTGTTCGACGATGCCGATCTCGACGCGGCGGTCGAAGGCGCGATCGCGTCGAAGTTCCGCAACACGGGCCAGACCTGCGTGTGCGTGAACCGCTTCCTGGTGCAGGACGGCGTGTACGACGCCTTCACGCGCAAGCTCGCGGACGCCGTGCGCAAGCTGCGCGTCGGCAACGCGCTCGCGGGCGACGTCGACCAGGGGCCGCTGATCAACGAAGCGGCGCTCGGCAAGGTCGAGCGGCACGTCGCCGACGCCGCCGCGAAGGGTGCGACCGTGCTCACCGGCGGCAAGCGGCACGCACTCGGCGGCACCTTCTACGAGCCGACCGTGCTGACCGGCATGACGCCCGACATGCTGATCGCCGAAGAGGAAACCTTCGGCCCCGTCGCGGGCTGCTTCCGCTTCGCGACCGAGGACGAAGCCGTCGCCGCGGCCAACGACACGCCGTTCGGGCTGTCCGCGTACTTCTACACGCGCGATCTCGGCCGCGCGTGGCGCGTGTCGGGCGCGCTGGAAAGCGGGATGGTCGGCGTCAACGACGGGATCATCTCGACCGAAGTCGCGCCGTTCGGCGGCGTCAAGCAATCGGGGCTTGGCCGCGAAGGCTCGAAGTACGGCCTCGACGAATACGTGGAACTCAAGTACACGCTGATGGCCGGCCTCGGCCGCTGACCGCGCCCCGTGGTCGATCCGCGCCGCGCGCCGCCCGGCCGCGCGGCCTCTTGCACGGCCGCGCGGCGTCGTTCGACGCCCGCGCGCCGCAGGCATGACGAATCCGGAGACAGCTTGATCCAAGCCAACGTTCAATCCGGCAGCGCCCGCGCGCTGCCGCGCGGCGCCGATGCGCCGCACCGCCCCGTCGCCCTCGACGACGTGCCGCTCAACCGCTTCCACGTGAAAATCGCCGGCCTGACCTTCGGCGCGCATTTCACCGAGGGCTACACGCTCGGCACGATCGGCTACGCGCTGGCCGCGCTCGGCAAGCAAATGCCGATCGACGCATTCTGGATGGGGATGATCGGCAGCTCGGCGCTGATCGGCATCTTCTTCGGCAGCCTCGTGTTCGGCTGGCTGTCCGACCGGATGGGCCGGCAGAAGATCTTCCTGACGAGCTTCGTGATCATCACGGCCGCCGCGTTCGCGCAGTTCTTCGTCAGCTCACCGCTCGAACTGTGCTTGCTGCGCGTGCTGATCGGCTTCGGGATGGGCGGCGACTTCACGGTCGGCCATGCGATCCTCGCCGAATTCTCGCCGCGCAGGCATCGCGGCGCGCTGCTCGGTTCGTTCAGCGTGATCTGGACGATCGGCTATGTCGCCGCGAACGTGCTCGGCCTCGCGTACAGCGACGCCGCGCCCGATGCGTGGCGCTGGCTGCTCGCGTCGGCCGCCTTGCCCGCGCTGATCGTGCTGGTGCTGCGAATCGGCACGCCCGAATCGCCGCGCTGGCTGCTCGGCAAGGGCCGCGTGCGGGAAGCGCGCGCGATCGTCGCGAAGCATTTCGGGCCGCACGTGGTGCTCGACGGCTCCGCCGCTCCGCATGCGAGCGCGGGCTTCGGCCGGCTGTTCCGGCCCGACCTGGTGCGCCGGACGCTCTTCAACTGCGCATTCTTCGTGTGCCTCGTGATTCCGTATTTCGCGATCTACACGTTCCTGCCGACGATCCTGAAGACGATCGGCCTCGCCGAAGGCTTCGGCGCGGACCTGCTGCTGAACGCGTTCCTCGTGCTGGGCGCGCTGATCGGCATCTGGCTGACGATCCGGCTGTCGCGGCGCGGCTTCCTGATCGGCTCGTTCGCGGTGACGTGCGCGTCGCTCGTCGCGCTGGCGGTGCTGCCGTCGTCGGCGGCGCTCGCGATGATCGTCGCGTTCGCGATCTTCACGCTGACGATGTCGGCGTTCAGCAACCTCGTCGGCGTGTTCCCGCCCGAATGCTTCCCGACCGAGGTGCGCGCGTGCGGCGTCGGTCTCGCGATCGCTTGCAGCCGGCTCGGTTCGGCGATCGGCACGTTCCTGCTGCCGGTCGGCATCGCGACGCTCGGTTTTCACGCGACGATGTTCGCGCTGGCGGGCGTGCTGCTGGCCGGGATGATCGTGTCGATCGCGTGGGCGCCGGAGACGAAGCATCTGACGCTGGAGGAGGCGTCGGGGCATTGAGGGCGGGGCGGGGCTCGTGCGCGCCCGCGTCGCCGCGCCCGGTTTTTTCGCGTCGACACACGGCTCACGCGCCGCTGCGCTGCGCGATGTGGTTGGCCGGGATGCGATTCGCGAAATCGCTCAGAACGGAATCGACGCGCAGTCCCGCGCGCCGTGGAGGATGTCGATCCGCGTCGGCGGATCGCCGACGCCCCATAGGATGGACAAGCCGAACAGGACGCGTGCCGGGCGCGCCCGCCGCGCCCCGGGAGCCTCCGGCGCCGGCCTGCTTTCAGGTCGCGTTGCCGGACCCTCTCCGTACGAACGCCGATCATGATCGGAGACATCGTCACGCCGCAACTCGGTCTGAAGCGTTATCCATCCCGGGCAAACCGGGATGACGCGCGATGAGAGTCGACTGGCTCATCTTGCTTGGTAAATGGTTCGACCGCGCTTCACTGCCGACATTCGACTGAGCGTAGCTCGGGCCGGACGGGCGGTCTCCGCGCATTTGAACTGGCCGTTCGGCGGACTCGGCGCGCCGGATTCGCGGCGATATGCTGAGGTTTTCCGCCTCCCGTCAGCAGCCATGCCCATCCGCCATGTCGACCTCAGTCACACGCTACCTTACGAGGCGACGTTTTTCGATGATCGACTGGCGATCGAACGAAACGATCTGGACATCCCCGCACTGCTTGGCGTCGGTTGCCACGTTTCCGACGCGCTGCTCGTCTCGTTATGCGGTGCGCCTGCCGGGTCGGATGTTCAGGCCTATCTGGACAGCACGGGAAAATTGACATTCGCCGTCACCCACCCGACGTTGATCCGATCGGAAAACCGGGTATCGGTATTCCAAACCGCTGACACGCGTGTGCTCGAACTCCGTGCAATCGATCTGGCCGACAGCGCGGTCGCCGGCCTCGGCGCAGCAATGCTCTGGCGAATCGTTCGAGCGTGTGATACGTTGGGCATCGCCCGCATCAGCGCTTTGGCGATGGGTGGCCGCAAATCACCACCGGAACCCGATGGCCCTCGGCTCCATGGATACTACACATGGCCGAGGTTCGGCTTCGATGCCCCCATTCCCGACGCGCATACCGACGAAGCCGCCCTGTTCCAGTATTTCCAGGGATACCCGGTCGGTTTGGCCGATGGGTCGCTTCGATCCCTGCGCATGCTCTATGCGACCCGGTTCGGACGAGACTTCTGGCGAATCGCCGGATCGCATCGATGGGTGACATTCGACGTTGCGCCGCACGGCGCATCCGTGTTGACGCTGCCGGACTACCTGATCGAGAAGGGGATCTACGGATGACAGAAAAGCACAGCCCGATCACCGGATTCCGGATCGCGCGGCCATCGGCGGCGCGCAGTCGCATGATGACAAGAAATCGTCTCGCCTGGCGTTCGGAAGTGAGGCGGCTCCTCGAGGAAATTCTCGCGAATGAACTCCGTCGCAGCCTCGCGCGTACGTCCGTCGTCGAGCCCGTCGCACGGCCGACCCGCGAACCGGCGCGCCCGCTGCCAAGAACCGTCTTCGACGTGGGCCCCATCGATCCGTCGAAGTGCATGCTGCCCATCATCTCGGAAGCCGAGGCCAGAGCCGTCGGGGGCCGGGAAACGTTCATGCATTTCGGCCTGGATCCCGACCTCTACTCCGCACTGGCTGACACACTCTGACATATTGGCGGATCGCCGCCGGCGACGATCGACGATCATCGTCGGCGTGATCGCCACCGCCCGCGATCCGCCCTACCCCGCCTCGCCGCCTGCTCCCGCAACCATGCGGCGAACGCGATCACAGGCTCGGCCGCGACGCTCTCCGGCTCGACATCGAGCCAGTAGCCGAACGGCCCGATCGGCTGCACCGGCGACAGCCGCACGAGGCTGCCTTCGCCGATCTCCTCCTCGATCATGTTCAGGTCGACCACCGCGAGCCCCGCGCCCTTGCGCGCCGCGCGGATCGCCTGTTCGAGCGTCGAGCATTCGATGCCATCGCCGATCCGCGCCACCGGCACGCCCGCCTGCTCGCACCAGTCGGCCCACAGCGTCAGGCGCTTGCCCTCGTGCAGCACGTGCAGCAGCGGCAGCCGGCCAAGCAGCGTGTCGAGCGCGTCGCCGCGATAGCGCGCCGCGCCGACGAGCGCATGGCGCTCCATCATCAGCAACTCCGATTGCATCCCGGGCCGCGCCGCGCGCCCGAAGCGGATGTGGCAATGGCAATCGTCGGCCGGCTCGGTGCGGATCGACAGCTCGACGTCGGGCAGCGCCTCCGCGAGCGCGCCGAGCCGCGGCGAAAACCACTGCGTCGCGAACGTCGGCGGCAGCGACACCGTCAGGCGTCGCTTCGCGCCCGGCCGCGCCGAGGCGAACTCGCCGAGCCCGCGTTCGAGCGTATCGAACGCCTGTCCGACGAACGGCAGCAGGCGCTGGCCCGCGTCGGTCAGGCGCACGCCCTTGTGATCGCGCTCGAACAGGCGCGCGCCGAGCGCTTCCTCGAGCAGCCGTATCTGCCGGCTCACCGCGCCCTGCGTCACGCACAGCGAAACCGCCGCGCGGTTGAAGCTCAGGTGACGCGCGGTCTCCTCGAAAAATCGCAGCGCGATCAACGATGGCAGGCTCCGCATGATGTGTGTTCCTCTCGTTCGTGTTGCCGCCGGCCCGGCCGGCTGTTCCGCGGGCAGCTTTATCGCAAAAAATACGCCGATCGTCAGGCCGTGAAAACCCGGATGCCCGGCCGCGCGCCACGGCATTCGTCGCCCCATCGCAGCGGCCGCCCGCCTACAATAGGCATTCCGAACCAGACACGACACCCCCGTGAGACGCAAGATGCCGGCGCTGAATGCGCTGAAAGCCTTCGAGATGGCCGGCCGCACCGGCAGCTTCACCCGCGCGGCCGAACTGCTCAACGTGACGCAGAGCGCGGTGAGCCGCCAGGTTCGCCAGCTCGAAGGCCAGCTCGGCGAAACCCTGCTCGAGCGCCGCCATCATCAGCTCGAACTGACGGCGGCCGGCCGCGTGCTGCTGCGCGCGCTGCAGCAGTCGTTCGACAAGATCGAGCTGACCGTGCGCAACCTGCAGGAAAAAACCCACCTGAACCGCCTGCACGCCAACGTGCCGCCGACCTTCGCCGCGCGCTGGCTGATGCCGCGCCTCGGCCGGCTGCGCGACGCGCATCCCGAGTTCGAACTGAGCCTCACGACCCGCATCAACGACAGCCTCGGCCAATCGCGCGTGCTCGACTGCGCGATCCGGTTCGGCGACGGCGAATGGGACGGCTTCGACAACGCGCTGCTGATGCAGGAGCAGCATATCGCCGTCTGCGCGCCCGCGCTGTATACGCGGCTGCAGCAGGAAGGCGCGCCGATCGATCTGAACCGCTTCACGCTGCTGCACGTGCTCGCGACCGACGACCAGCGCTACCTGACCTGGCAACACTGGCTGAAGGCGGCCGGCATCACCGACGTCGACACGCGCGGCGGCTACGAATTCGACCTGCTCGACCATGCGATCCGCGCGGCGATCGACGGCCTCGGGATCACGATCGCCGACCGCCACATGGTCGCGCGCGAGCTTGCGGCCGGGCAACTGATGCAGGTGCTCAACGTGCATGTCGACGGCCATCAATCGTACTGGTTCGTCACGCGGCCCGAACAGACGAACCTGCCGCACATCGTGCAATTCCGCGACTGGCTGCAGCAGGAAGTGTGGCTCGCGAAGCGCCACCTCGAACCGTCGTCGCCGCTGCCGCAGGTGCCGCTGGCCTAGCCGGCGATCCGCCCCGGCCGGCCGCGGGCGCGGGCCTGGCCGGCGGATGCCGGCGCCCACACCGGTCCCATTCGCCCCTGTCGAAAAACGCGCCCCGACGGCCGCCCCCGTCCCGCTGCCGCCTCGGCGGCCTTGCCGGACGGGCGATTCCGGCCGATTCGTCGAGTAACGTGCGTTTTTCTCATGCTCGACGCGAAAATAAGTCGTTTGTCGTGCGCTAAACGCATGAACAGAATGACTTCCATCCCGTAACGCGCGTTTCGCCACCGCAGCGATCCGCCCGAATCCATCGGAGGAGCCACCTCATGCGCACCGAACGCAACTACGTGAACGGCCGTTTCGTCGCCCCGCACAGCGACGCCTTCATCGTCGTCCACAATCCCGCCACCGAAGCGCCGTTCGCGCGCGTGCCCGCCGCGACGGCGGCCGACGCGCTGGCCGCCGTCGACGCCGCGGCGGCCGCGCAGAAAGCGTGGCGCAAGCTGCCGAGCGCCGAGCGCGCCGCGTACCTGCACCGCTTCGCCGATGCGCTGACCGCGCGTGCGCCCGACATCGGCGCGGCGCTCGCGCAGGAATCCGGCAAGAGCGTCGAGGACGCATCGAACGAAGCCGTCTACGCCGGCCAGATCACCCGCTACCACGCCGAATGGGCGCGCCGGATCGAGGGCGAGATCATCCCGAGCGACACGCCCGACGAGAACCTGTTCCTGCAGCGCGAGCCGATCGGCGTCGTCGCGTGCCTGATCCCGTTCAACTATCCCGTCTACACGCTGCTGCGCAAGGTCGCGCCCGCGCTGATCGCCGGCAACACCGTGGTCGTGCGGCCGAGCAACCACACGCCGGTGTCCGCGTTCGAGATCGCGAAAGCCGCCGACGACGCGGGCTTCCCGCCCGGCGTCGTCAACATCCTGACGATGGACCACGCGACGGCCGAGACGCTGTGCACGCATCCGGCGGTCGGCATGATCACGCTCACGGGCAGCGTGAACGCGGGCCGCAAGGTGCTCGACTACTGCAAGGCGAACATCGCGAAACCCTCGCTCGAACTCGGCGGCAAGACGCCCGCGATCATCGAGCCCGACGCCGACCTCGAACGCGCGGCCGCCGCGCTCGTCGCATCGAAAACCACGCATTGCGGCCAGCTCTGCACGGCCATCGAACGCGTGTACGTGCACGACAGTGTGCACGACCGTTTCGTCGCGCTGCTGAAGGAGAAGATGGGCGCGGTCCGCAGCGGCGACCGCGCGGCCGATCCGTCGAACATGGGCCCGCTCGTCAGCGCATCGGCGCGCGCGCATATTCACGCGATGGTCGAACGCGCGATCGCCGACGGCGCGACGCTCGAAACCGGCGGCGCGATCCCCGACGGCCCCGGTTTCTTCTACCCGGCCACGCTGCTGACGAACTGCCGGCAGGACATGGAGATCGTGCAGGAGGAAACCTTCGGCCCGATCATGCCCGTGCTGCGCTACCGGACGATCGACGAAGCCGTCGGCTTCGCGAACGACCACCAGTTCGGGCTGTCGTCGGTGCTCTACACCGAGCATTACCGCACCGCGATGACGGTCGCGAACGCGATCGAGGCGGGCGAACTGTACGTGAACCGCACGCCGGCCGATCCGTACCAGGGCTTCCACGCCGGCTGGAAGCGCTCGGGCCTCGGCGGCGACGACGGCAAGCACGGGATGCTCGAATTCACGCAGACGCGCCTCGTCGTCATGAAGTACTGACGCAACGCCGACGCGCCGCTTCCGGCGCGCGCGTCGCCCCTGATCCGATCTAACACACAATAAATCTGCAGGCTTCCGCCCGAAGGAAGTCTGATGGAGGACGACATCATGCCGACCCAACCGTCGACGCCCCTCGCGTCGCTCGCGGGGCACGCCCCGACGCACGCGTCGCAGGACGCGCGCGCGCAACGCTACCTGCAGTTGCTGCTGCTCGTGATCGCCGCGGGCGCGATCTATCCGA contains:
- a CDS encoding MFS transporter yields the protein MIQANVQSGSARALPRGADAPHRPVALDDVPLNRFHVKIAGLTFGAHFTEGYTLGTIGYALAALGKQMPIDAFWMGMIGSSALIGIFFGSLVFGWLSDRMGRQKIFLTSFVIITAAAFAQFFVSSPLELCLLRVLIGFGMGGDFTVGHAILAEFSPRRHRGALLGSFSVIWTIGYVAANVLGLAYSDAAPDAWRWLLASAALPALIVLVLRIGTPESPRWLLGKGRVREARAIVAKHFGPHVVLDGSAAPHASAGFGRLFRPDLVRRTLFNCAFFVCLVIPYFAIYTFLPTILKTIGLAEGFGADLLLNAFLVLGALIGIWLTIRLSRRGFLIGSFAVTCASLVALAVLPSSAALAMIVAFAIFTLTMSAFSNLVGVFPPECFPTEVRACGVGLAIACSRLGSAIGTFLLPVGIATLGFHATMFALAGVLLAGMIVSIAWAPETKHLTLEEASGH
- a CDS encoding LysR substrate-binding domain-containing protein; the encoded protein is MRSLPSLIALRFFEETARHLSFNRAAVSLCVTQGAVSRQIRLLEEALGARLFERDHKGVRLTDAGQRLLPFVGQAFDTLERGLGEFASARPGAKRRLTVSLPPTFATQWFSPRLGALAEALPDVELSIRTEPADDCHCHIRFGRAARPGMQSELLMMERHALVGAARYRGDALDTLLGRLPLLHVLHEGKRLTLWADWCEQAGVPVARIGDGIECSTLEQAIRAARKGAGLAVVDLNMIEEEIGEGSLVRLSPVQPIGPFGYWLDVEPESVAAEPVIAFAAWLREQAARRGRADRGRWRSRRR
- a CDS encoding LysR substrate-binding domain-containing protein, whose amino-acid sequence is MPALNALKAFEMAGRTGSFTRAAELLNVTQSAVSRQVRQLEGQLGETLLERRHHQLELTAAGRVLLRALQQSFDKIELTVRNLQEKTHLNRLHANVPPTFAARWLMPRLGRLRDAHPEFELSLTTRINDSLGQSRVLDCAIRFGDGEWDGFDNALLMQEQHIAVCAPALYTRLQQEGAPIDLNRFTLLHVLATDDQRYLTWQHWLKAAGITDVDTRGGYEFDLLDHAIRAAIDGLGITIADRHMVARELAAGQLMQVLNVHVDGHQSYWFVTRPEQTNLPHIVQFRDWLQQEVWLAKRHLEPSSPLPQVPLA
- a CDS encoding NAD-dependent succinate-semialdehyde dehydrogenase, translating into MNEFLRTGHYIGGEWHESHGASDATYPVLNPATGETIAKVAKGGADDTQRAIDAAARAFPAWRALTAKERGARVKRWGELMLEHRDALAELLTREQGKPLAEARGEVAYAASFLEWFAEEAKRMYGDVIPSPKPNAQIVVTREPVGVVAAITPWNFPLAMITRKAGPALAAGCTMVLKPSEETPLSAFALAVLAERAGVPAGVFNVVSGDAVAIGETLTSSSAVRKLSFTGSTRVGKLLAKQSADTLKKLSLELGGNAPFIVFDDADLDAAVEGAIASKFRNTGQTCVCVNRFLVQDGVYDAFTRKLADAVRKLRVGNALAGDVDQGPLINEAALGKVERHVADAAAKGATVLTGGKRHALGGTFYEPTVLTGMTPDMLIAEEETFGPVAGCFRFATEDEAVAAANDTPFGLSAYFYTRDLGRAWRVSGALESGMVGVNDGIISTEVAPFGGVKQSGLGREGSKYGLDEYVELKYTLMAGLGR